In the Oncorhynchus gorbuscha isolate QuinsamMale2020 ecotype Even-year linkage group LG05, OgorEven_v1.0, whole genome shotgun sequence genome, one interval contains:
- the LOC124035263 gene encoding U6 snRNA-associated Sm-like protein LSm1 → MNYMPGTASLIDDIDKKHLVLLRDGRTLIGFLRSIDQFANLVFHQTVERIHVGKKFGDIPRGIFIVRGENVVLLGEIDIDKLCDNVLQQVSIEEILEEQRLQQQAKQKTEKAKVTALKDRGLSIPKADNLDEY, encoded by the exons ATGAACTACATGCCAGGGACCGCGAGTCTCATCGATGACATAGACA AAAAGCATCTTGTACTTCTTCGAGATGGACGAACGCTAATTGGGTTTCTGAGAAGCATTGACCAGTTTG CCAACCTAGTTTTTCATCAAACAGTCGAGCGCATCCATGTGGGCAAGAAGTTTGGAGACATCCCCAGAGGAATCTTCATTGTGAGAGGAGAGAATGTTGTTTTGCTTGGAGAAATA GACATTGATAAGCTGTGTGACAACGTCTTGCAGCAAGTTTCTATAGAGGAGATCCTGGAGGAGCAGCGATTGCAACAGCAAGCCAAGCAGAAGACAGAGAAAGCCAAGGTGACCGCACTGAAGGACAGAGGCCTATCCATCCCAAAAGCAGATAATCTCGATGAATACTGA
- the bag4 gene encoding BAG family molecular chaperone regulator 4: MTNDRSAGDAAWVMHHQMQSNPKSAWPSNFNSENNNVNWNNAMDASQYPGYSSNYWYPQTHSTAGHYPNAYPSASGSDVQPPYNPQAMQAYPNGHGVYNTGPGQYPANSFHPSNPFYCAEQMSPRQATGQYPSQGCPGPEQSTGGSGQPHTQHQHQHHHYPGPHCQGAPSYPPGSYTHYGEGGPALPANPQYPTGQALHPRPQAEAWAHSGGYGPSHQQWQPGTQPLHSNYGNPVRPQHPPAWPGTGTGAPPPYEAKDQHYPGPHQHQCAPQVGPKPRPAPSPNPTNGKPVDFSSPPQMYNKPGRGGVQEPKPSQGEPPTQPQGPIGPQPLSDNPSLAKVQQVMARVLLLHEDVDEFVGKKSDKSYRYLEELLTKELLVLDSVETQGQEVVRQARKEAVQRIQAILDRLEKKAF, from the exons ATGACAAACGACAGAAGTGCTGGGGACGCTGCTTGGGTGATGCATCATCAAATGCAGTCGAATCCCAAATCCGCCTGGCCCTCAAATTTCAACTCGGAAAATAATAACGTGAACTGGAATAACGCTATG GACGCTTCCCAATACCCGGGTTACTCCTCAAACTACTGGTATCCCCAGACACATTCCACAGCAGGGCACTATCCAAATGCCTACCCTTCAGCTTCAGGATCTGACGTACAGCCACCTTACAACCCACAG gCAATGCAAGCATATCCAAATGGCCACGGCGTTTATAACACTGGTCCAGGCCAATATCCGGCAAATTCTTTCCACCCATCCAACCCATTCTACTGTGCTGAGCAGATGTCTCCCAGGCAGGCAACAGGCCAGTACCCTAGCCAGGGCTGCCCAGGACCAGAGCAGAGCACAGGCGGGTCAGGTCAACCCCACACCCAGCACCAACATCAGCACCACCACTACCCTGGACCACACTGTCAAGGG GCCCCTAGCTATCCTCCTGGGTCTTACACACACTATGGGGAAGGTGGTCCTGCATTGCCTGCAAACCCCCAATACCCCACTGGACAGGCCCTTCACCCTAGGCCGCAGGCTGAGGCTTGGGCCCACTCAGGTGGTTATGGGCCCTCACACCAGCAGTGGCAGCCAGGCACCCAACCTCTACACAGCAACTATGGGAACCCTGTCCGCCCACAACACCCCCCAGCCTGGCCAGGCACTGGCACTGGAGCCCCACCCCCCTATGAAGCCAAG GACCAGCACTACCCAGGACCTCACCAGCATCAGTGTGCCCCACAGGTGGGACCCAAACCCAGACCAgccccctcccctaaccccactAATGGCAAGCCTGTCGACTTCAGCTCACCTCCCCAGATGTACAACAAACCAGGACGAGGGGGGGTGCAGGAGCCAAAGCCTTCCCAGGGTGAGCCTCCAACCCAGCCCCAGGGGCCAATCGGGCCCCAGCCCCTGAGCGACAACCCCAGCTTGGCCAAAGTCCAGCAGGTCATGGCCCGGGTGCTTTTGCTCCATGAGGATGTGGATGAGTTTGTGGGTAAAAAATCGGACAAGAGTTACCGATACCTGGAGGAACTGCTGACCAAGGAGCTGCTGGTTCTGGACTCAGTGGAGACCcagggacaggaagtggtcaGGCAGGCCCGGAAGGAGGCTGTGCAGAGGATCCAGGCCATCCTGGACCGGCTGGAGAAAAAGGCCTTCTGA